The following coding sequences lie in one Novipirellula aureliae genomic window:
- a CDS encoding P-II family nitrogen regulator, with translation MKKIEAIVRHFKLEDVKNALTDQGIHGMTVSEVRGFGRQKGHTEIYRGTEYAIDFVPKVKIEVICADDNLQTVIDTILQTAQTGQIGDGKIFVTNLEDSIRIRTGERGEDAI, from the coding sequence ATGAAGAAAATTGAAGCCATTGTCCGTCACTTTAAACTAGAAGACGTGAAAAACGCTTTAACCGACCAAGGCATTCACGGCATGACAGTAAGCGAAGTTCGCGGGTTTGGACGCCAGAAAGGCCATACCGAGATCTATCGTGGTACGGAATATGCGATCGATTTTGTGCCCAAAGTCAAGATTGAAGTGATTTGTGCGGACGATAATCTGCAGACGGTCATCGACACGATTTTGCAAACGGCTCAGACGGGCCAAATCGGTGACGGCAAGATTTTCGTGACGAACTTAGAAGATTCGATTCGCATTCGAACGGGCGAGCGTGGCGAAGACGCCATCTAG
- the glnD gene encoding [protein-PII] uridylyltransferase, with translation MSQSTFLRDVVLRCRDRLSDGRAKAKAQHDSGSQGILVSARLADLYDDIVLDVWNDATEEFANDSAIGGIALVAHGGFGRRDLAPYSDADLMLLTTRQSEPLANKVAASLTRNLVDSGIQTGFSIRLPKEACSLAWADPVIYSSLTESRLLAGSLQLYSVYFHALRRGAMRREKRVIADVIAARREERKKWGDTNYLLRPNVKRSRGGLRDIQLIRWIGFALYGETDLERLVKLGGLPEEDYRVLRRAAEFLLRVRNEIHFREKKSQDVLDRTMQLDIAKAWGYPGEEGKLPVEQFMQDYFDNTRNVRYASGFFADDARTQPMLHHVLERSLSRKISENIRMGRNHIWVPTKALAKFSSSLPDVLRLMFLANQHRRRISHQTWQAIRLAMQERPQSLPDAESIGAFLSLLSQPGHLAELLRRLHELRIIEQFIPAFKRTRGLLQFNAYHKYTVDIHCIRAVEAATDLNDDPSPMGNRYRRLNDKGLLHLALLIHDIGKGYDEDHCVVGARIALETAKRLGLDPASTETLHWLVLKHLIVNVAAFRHDLSDPQIVLAFAAEVGSIRRLELLIVHAVADLQAVGPDVLTDWKSSLIEDLYRRTRRYFDTGNLPGSEDDPEIEKIQSSVYERLKAKNAPASCFDLLNNMPLSLMTRSEPEQLSEQLRLIAEKLDNHPGSICLAQYDPSLSAVRYTVVRKEPKQSIGTFARATGAFTTAGLSILRAQIETVGDEIAWDDFWVNDPDHPDCPPTSRIMEICQRVCDLLDSPDQPMPSQKRKWSNKVFESQEVNVLPTKVTFDNDTVDRFTIVSFFAYDEVGLLYRVASAFVASEVVLHFAKIDTHLDQVADVFYISDREGNKILDDERKASIERALLSATQ, from the coding sequence ATGTCCCAAAGCACCTTTCTTCGCGATGTCGTCCTCCGTTGCCGTGATCGGCTTTCGGATGGTCGCGCAAAAGCAAAGGCGCAGCATGATTCGGGGTCTCAAGGCATTCTGGTTTCGGCGCGTTTGGCCGACCTGTACGACGATATTGTCTTGGATGTTTGGAACGACGCGACCGAAGAATTCGCGAACGATAGTGCGATTGGCGGGATCGCGCTTGTCGCCCACGGCGGTTTTGGTCGTCGAGACCTCGCCCCCTATTCCGACGCCGATTTGATGCTCTTGACCACCCGGCAATCGGAACCATTGGCAAACAAGGTTGCTGCAAGTCTGACTCGAAATCTGGTCGATTCCGGTATCCAAACGGGATTCTCCATTCGGCTACCCAAGGAAGCATGTTCGCTAGCTTGGGCCGATCCGGTCATCTATTCCTCACTAACCGAATCGCGTTTGCTTGCCGGTAGCTTGCAGCTTTACAGCGTTTACTTTCATGCCCTTCGCCGCGGAGCGATGCGACGCGAAAAGCGTGTGATCGCGGATGTGATCGCTGCAAGAAGGGAAGAACGCAAAAAATGGGGCGACACCAACTACCTGCTTCGGCCCAATGTGAAACGATCGCGTGGTGGGTTACGAGACATTCAACTCATCCGCTGGATTGGGTTTGCTCTTTATGGAGAAACGGACCTGGAAAGGCTCGTAAAATTAGGTGGTCTTCCCGAGGAAGATTATCGGGTTCTCAGGCGGGCAGCGGAATTTCTTTTGAGGGTTCGCAACGAAATTCATTTTCGTGAAAAAAAGAGCCAAGACGTTCTTGATCGTACCATGCAATTGGATATTGCCAAAGCGTGGGGCTACCCCGGCGAAGAGGGTAAGTTGCCCGTCGAGCAGTTCATGCAGGACTATTTCGACAATACGCGAAACGTCCGCTATGCGTCTGGATTCTTTGCCGACGATGCGCGTACTCAACCGATGCTCCACCACGTACTCGAGCGTTCCCTGTCTCGAAAAATCTCGGAAAACATCCGAATGGGACGCAATCATATTTGGGTTCCAACCAAAGCGCTCGCCAAGTTTTCTTCGAGTCTTCCTGATGTCCTTCGCTTGATGTTCTTGGCGAATCAGCATCGGCGACGGATTTCTCATCAAACGTGGCAAGCGATTCGGTTGGCGATGCAGGAACGGCCTCAGTCGCTTCCGGACGCCGAATCGATTGGCGCGTTTCTATCGCTATTGTCCCAACCCGGTCATTTAGCGGAATTGCTTCGCCGGTTACACGAACTGAGAATCATCGAACAATTCATTCCCGCCTTCAAACGGACGCGTGGGTTACTTCAATTCAATGCCTACCATAAGTACACCGTCGATATCCATTGTATCCGTGCGGTGGAAGCAGCAACGGACCTGAATGATGACCCGTCGCCAATGGGGAATCGATACCGACGCTTGAATGACAAGGGACTACTGCACCTCGCCCTGCTGATTCACGATATCGGCAAAGGCTACGATGAAGACCATTGCGTCGTTGGCGCTCGCATCGCGTTGGAGACCGCCAAGCGACTCGGACTCGATCCCGCCTCGACCGAAACATTGCATTGGCTGGTTCTCAAGCACTTGATCGTCAACGTTGCTGCGTTCAGGCATGACCTGAGCGATCCTCAAATTGTCTTGGCGTTTGCGGCCGAAGTGGGATCGATTCGTCGCTTAGAGCTATTGATCGTTCATGCAGTTGCCGATTTGCAAGCGGTTGGACCGGATGTTCTAACGGATTGGAAAAGTAGCCTTATCGAAGACTTGTATCGGCGGACTCGGCGTTATTTTGATACGGGCAATTTGCCGGGTAGTGAAGACGATCCTGAGATTGAAAAAATACAATCGAGCGTGTATGAACGCCTCAAGGCGAAAAATGCTCCGGCGTCTTGCTTTGACTTGCTTAACAACATGCCTTTGTCATTGATGACGCGTAGTGAGCCCGAGCAGTTATCAGAACAACTTCGTTTGATTGCTGAGAAACTAGACAATCATCCTGGATCGATTTGTCTGGCGCAATACGACCCCTCTTTATCTGCGGTGCGCTATACCGTGGTTCGCAAAGAACCGAAACAATCGATCGGTACATTTGCACGTGCGACGGGAGCGTTTACGACAGCAGGTTTATCCATTTTGCGGGCCCAAATTGAAACCGTGGGGGATGAAATTGCTTGGGATGATTTTTGGGTGAACGATCCCGACCATCCCGATTGCCCCCCCACGAGCCGAATTATGGAGATTTGCCAAAGGGTCTGCGACTTGCTCGATTCTCCCGATCAGCCGATGCCTTCGCAGAAACGAAAATGGTCGAACAAGGTATTCGAAAGCCAAGAGGTCAACGTTTTGCCGACCAAGGTCACCTTTGACAACGACACGGTTGACCGATTCACAATTGTCTCGTTCTTTGCCTATGACGAAGTGGGCTTGCTCTATCGTGTCGCATCAGCATTTGTCGCATCCGAGGTTGTGTTGCACTTTGCCAAGATCGATACGCACTTGGACCAAGTAGCCGACGTGTTCTACATCTCCGATCGGGAAGGCAATAAAATCCTGGATGATGAGCGCAAAGCGAGTATCGAGCGAGCTTTGTTGTCTGCGACACAATGA
- the bioB gene encoding biotin synthase BioB, with translation MTLTAPQIGIDTYQKLANNVLNGQSITREEALLILDAPDEHVPAILAAGFEIRKHHFGRTVQLNFLMSAKSGLCPEDCHYCSQSKVSEAPVPKYNMLKRDDLMKAAEQAAEQGAKTYCLVISARGPNEREMAAVEAIVPEIKEKYGLDICACLGLLNKEQADRLKACGVNRVNHNLNTSETHYAEVCTTHTYADRVQTLKHVRAAGMEMCSGGIIGMDERSEDVVSMAFDLRELGVQSIPLNFLESIDGTPFEGKAALTPNKCLKALAMFRFVAPDRELRISGGREVHLRSLQPLGLYVANSMFIGDYLTTKGQAPDADRQMIEDLGFEVTISTD, from the coding sequence ATGACGCTGACAGCGCCTCAAATCGGAATCGACACCTATCAAAAACTCGCCAACAATGTCCTCAACGGGCAATCGATCACACGCGAAGAAGCGTTGCTGATTCTCGATGCACCCGATGAACACGTTCCCGCAATCTTAGCCGCTGGCTTTGAAATTCGAAAACATCACTTCGGCCGCACCGTTCAACTGAATTTTCTGATGAGCGCCAAGAGCGGCCTTTGCCCCGAAGATTGCCATTACTGCAGCCAATCGAAAGTCTCCGAAGCTCCGGTTCCAAAATACAACATGCTCAAGCGGGACGACTTGATGAAGGCCGCCGAGCAAGCGGCTGAACAGGGAGCAAAGACCTACTGCTTGGTCATTTCCGCACGTGGCCCCAATGAACGTGAAATGGCGGCGGTCGAGGCGATCGTTCCCGAGATCAAGGAAAAGTATGGACTCGATATCTGTGCTTGCTTGGGACTCCTCAACAAAGAGCAAGCCGATCGCTTGAAGGCATGCGGAGTGAACCGCGTGAATCACAACTTAAATACGAGCGAAACGCATTATGCCGAAGTCTGTACGACCCATACCTACGCCGACCGTGTGCAAACGCTCAAGCATGTTCGTGCAGCGGGCATGGAAATGTGCAGCGGTGGAATTATCGGTATGGATGAACGATCGGAAGATGTCGTTTCAATGGCCTTCGATCTGCGAGAGCTAGGCGTCCAATCGATCCCACTGAACTTTCTCGAATCGATCGATGGCACCCCGTTTGAAGGCAAAGCCGCATTGACGCCGAACAAGTGCTTGAAAGCACTCGCCATGTTCCGATTCGTTGCTCCAGACCGTGAATTGCGAATCTCGGGTGGACGCGAGGTCCATCTGAGATCACTTCAACCACTCGGCTTGTACGTTGCCAATAGCATGTTCATCGGTGACTACTTGACGACCAAAGGGCAAGCCCCTGATGCGGATCGTCAAATGATCGAGGACCTCGGATTCGAAGTCACGATCAGCACGGACTAG
- a CDS encoding phosphoesterase yields MPTEEQILVIPESFILSIGTIDGFESDVDRFLKPILASDQLSFRPRSAMEIDPGFKQLIPYVLLEWTDPNGMIKLFTYTRGGGGGEKRLHAKRSVGIGGHISDEDAAMGADAYTTGMHREIAEEIQLKSSYHETTEGLLYDPSNDVGKVHLGVVHRFVLSTPDVKSNEADLADGGFVSIDELRADMERLETWSQIAIQALYR; encoded by the coding sequence ATGCCTACTGAAGAACAAATTCTTGTCATTCCTGAATCATTCATTCTGTCGATCGGGACGATTGATGGCTTTGAATCGGATGTTGACCGATTCCTGAAGCCTATATTGGCCAGCGACCAATTGTCGTTCCGGCCGCGATCGGCAATGGAAATCGATCCGGGGTTCAAACAGTTGATTCCGTATGTCCTATTGGAGTGGACCGATCCCAATGGGATGATCAAGCTATTCACGTATACTCGTGGAGGTGGCGGGGGAGAAAAACGGCTACACGCCAAACGCAGCGTCGGTATCGGCGGTCATATCAGCGACGAGGATGCCGCCATGGGTGCCGACGCCTACACAACCGGAATGCACCGCGAAATTGCTGAAGAGATCCAGCTCAAATCTTCGTACCACGAAACCACCGAAGGATTGCTTTATGATCCATCGAACGATGTCGGCAAGGTTCATCTCGGCGTGGTCCATCGCTTCGTACTCTCGACACCTGACGTCAAGAGTAATGAAGCCGACTTAGCCGATGGCGGTTTCGTTAGCATTGACGAACTCAGAGCCGACATGGAACGTCTTGAAACGTGGAGTCAAATCGCCATCCAAGCTTTGTACCGATAG
- a CDS encoding DUF7133 domain-containing protein, producing the protein MEGYPCGGFNAPSLSLLLCTNMRSTSIKCLTLAFLGLLFGPLVSAVSADEAQWIWGANTTPQTEIPVGETCFFRKPLNLKVRAEGHIEIAADDEYELYVNGNQIGSGQSSRQMDDYDITDYLAIGRNTVAVRVRNTHGNKAALVARVSVLPDGSDQWYTFSSDPSWKVSNEEDSMWQTSLYNDHLWGTASSFGVLGDTAPWDVDENVEVATQTDQRERFQIQKGFGVQRVLKDEQIGSVIAMAFNEFGHIILSQENGPLLLVFDRDEDGVPEKVKTYCDKVKSCQGILALNGEVFVTGEGPEGLALYRLSDNDRNGSLEKVKAIVKFKGNAGEYGPHGLTLGPDGMIYVVLGNQVEAMGKSGPAETYRDFYEGDLLPRYDDPTGQEANAKAPGGTIIRTDIDGSVVERVAGGIRNAYDLAFHSSGRLMIHDSDMESDIGTPWYRPTAIFDVTEGAEFGWRGGWSKWPEHYFDRLPNLLDTGRGSPTGAACYDHYMFPVRYQNTMFFADWANGRILNVRLKERGAGFIADSEVFLKGQPLNVTDMEVGPDGALYFSTGGRGTSGGVYRVVYKGEIPDRMKNLGTGIAAAVRQPQVGSAWTRQEVASIKRELGDQWGQLVAGVAYSDDNPPHYRTRALDLMELFGPVPSEELLHELSRAANEAVRARAAIAMGIHPGPNTAQRLTEMLTDQDPKVQRAVCEAMLRSGNVPDSVDPVLELLSSDDRILSFTARRVLERMHLHLWRDEVLRTNDTRIALQGMLALMNADPTEANAMLVLAKTSEMMTDFLSDADFVDTLRVCQVALHRGKIDPAKVKPLASQIAEEFPAGENRMNHQLIRLAAYLQANQLADRALDFIESDASVADRSLVAMCLQFFENDWNAEQRFRILKYYENTANASAEGALPLYLADVTRDFAKSLSDDDVRAILEQGSVWRNAALAAIYKLPRPVDADTAALLIELDEKLVDDPTNSDVERRLRTGITAMLSTSTEKTSAEYLRSGWRSEPERRQIIAMALAQQPDGENWDYLVRSLNILEGDAADEVVKALKTVSIATDDPMAIRQLILLGLRAEANGKSFEGVEQLLEHWTGLQRPSDAKISMAPWQKWYAKTYPDRPVADLPNTDESRWDLDHLVAYLESDRGRQGDPTNGLAIFNKANCSQCHRSGREGNSIGPNLTAIGRRYTKREIVESILYPGHLVPEKFSSKKVKMLDGSSYIGIVTTDADGTVLIRDSNNRVARAEERQVDQVLPSNSSIMPTGLLDELSTQEISDLMSFLGVVPTSEVAAKGSTTRK; encoded by the coding sequence ATGGAAGGCTATCCTTGCGGCGGCTTCAATGCCCCTTCTTTATCTCTGTTGCTGTGTACCAACATGCGATCGACGTCGATCAAATGTTTAACGCTGGCGTTTCTCGGCTTGCTTTTCGGTCCTCTGGTTTCAGCCGTCTCGGCGGATGAAGCCCAATGGATTTGGGGAGCCAATACAACGCCTCAGACTGAAATCCCCGTTGGCGAAACGTGCTTCTTTCGAAAGCCGCTTAACCTAAAAGTTCGCGCGGAAGGGCATATCGAAATTGCCGCCGACGATGAATACGAACTGTATGTCAACGGAAACCAAATTGGGTCGGGTCAATCATCGCGGCAAATGGACGATTACGACATTACCGATTATTTGGCAATTGGACGAAACACCGTCGCCGTTCGCGTTCGCAATACCCACGGCAACAAAGCCGCCTTGGTAGCCCGTGTCTCGGTGTTACCCGACGGCAGCGACCAATGGTACACCTTCAGCAGCGATCCCTCTTGGAAAGTAAGCAATGAAGAGGATTCGATGTGGCAAACGTCGCTCTACAACGATCATTTGTGGGGCACTGCGTCATCGTTTGGTGTGTTGGGCGATACCGCTCCTTGGGATGTTGACGAGAATGTGGAAGTGGCAACGCAGACGGACCAACGCGAACGATTCCAAATCCAAAAGGGATTCGGTGTCCAACGTGTCTTGAAAGACGAGCAGATTGGCTCTGTGATAGCAATGGCGTTCAACGAATTTGGGCATATCATCTTGTCGCAAGAGAACGGGCCACTACTTCTGGTCTTTGATCGCGACGAAGATGGCGTTCCTGAGAAAGTCAAGACGTATTGTGATAAGGTTAAATCATGCCAAGGAATTTTGGCGCTCAATGGCGAGGTCTTTGTGACGGGTGAAGGCCCCGAAGGGTTGGCCTTGTATCGTCTATCGGATAACGACCGTAACGGATCGCTCGAAAAAGTCAAAGCGATCGTGAAGTTCAAAGGGAATGCAGGTGAGTATGGTCCCCACGGTTTAACGCTCGGTCCCGATGGCATGATCTACGTCGTCTTGGGCAACCAAGTCGAAGCGATGGGCAAGAGCGGTCCAGCGGAAACCTACCGCGATTTTTATGAGGGCGACCTACTGCCTCGATACGACGATCCAACGGGTCAAGAAGCGAATGCCAAAGCACCAGGCGGTACGATCATCCGTACCGACATCGATGGATCCGTCGTCGAGCGGGTCGCAGGTGGTATTCGCAATGCTTACGATTTGGCGTTTCATTCGTCGGGCCGATTGATGATCCACGATTCCGATATGGAATCGGATATCGGCACGCCATGGTATCGTCCGACCGCCATCTTTGACGTTACGGAAGGTGCTGAGTTTGGGTGGCGTGGTGGATGGTCGAAGTGGCCCGAACACTATTTCGATCGATTGCCGAACTTGCTCGACACCGGTCGTGGTAGTCCAACGGGAGCGGCTTGCTATGACCATTACATGTTTCCGGTCCGCTACCAAAACACCATGTTCTTTGCCGATTGGGCAAATGGCCGTATCTTGAATGTACGGCTAAAAGAACGTGGTGCCGGATTCATTGCCGACAGTGAAGTGTTTTTAAAGGGACAACCACTGAATGTCACGGATATGGAAGTCGGCCCCGATGGAGCGTTGTACTTTAGTACCGGTGGCCGCGGTACCTCGGGCGGCGTTTACCGGGTCGTTTACAAGGGCGAGATCCCCGATCGAATGAAAAATCTCGGCACCGGTATCGCGGCAGCCGTTCGCCAACCACAAGTCGGTTCGGCTTGGACACGGCAAGAGGTGGCATCGATTAAACGAGAACTTGGCGATCAATGGGGACAATTGGTTGCCGGCGTTGCGTATAGTGACGATAACCCGCCTCATTACCGTACCCGCGCACTCGACTTAATGGAATTGTTTGGACCGGTTCCTAGCGAGGAATTGCTGCATGAGCTTAGCCGTGCTGCGAACGAGGCCGTGCGAGCGAGAGCCGCAATCGCGATGGGGATTCACCCAGGTCCCAATACCGCGCAACGGTTGACCGAGATGTTGACTGACCAAGACCCCAAGGTTCAGCGGGCGGTATGCGAAGCAATGTTACGCAGTGGCAATGTTCCCGATAGCGTCGATCCAGTATTGGAACTGCTCTCATCCGACGATCGGATCTTGTCGTTTACTGCTCGACGAGTCCTCGAGCGGATGCATCTGCACCTTTGGCGTGATGAGGTGCTACGAACCAACGACACGCGAATTGCTTTACAAGGCATGTTGGCGTTGATGAATGCCGACCCCACCGAAGCTAACGCGATGTTGGTGCTGGCGAAAACCAGTGAAATGATGACCGACTTTTTGAGCGACGCTGACTTTGTCGATACGCTTCGCGTTTGCCAAGTCGCTTTGCATCGTGGCAAGATTGATCCCGCCAAGGTCAAACCTTTGGCGTCTCAAATCGCCGAAGAGTTTCCTGCAGGTGAAAACCGGATGAACCATCAATTGATTCGTTTGGCAGCCTACTTGCAAGCCAACCAACTCGCCGATCGGGCACTCGACTTCATTGAGTCCGATGCATCGGTTGCTGACCGGTCTCTGGTGGCGATGTGTTTGCAATTTTTTGAAAACGACTGGAACGCGGAACAGCGTTTCCGAATTTTGAAGTATTACGAGAACACGGCGAATGCGTCTGCCGAAGGTGCGTTACCGTTGTACTTGGCCGATGTGACTCGCGATTTTGCGAAGTCATTGTCCGATGACGATGTGCGAGCGATTTTGGAGCAAGGGTCCGTTTGGCGAAATGCTGCCTTGGCTGCCATCTACAAGTTACCTCGTCCTGTCGATGCTGATACCGCAGCGTTGTTGATTGAGTTGGACGAAAAACTCGTCGACGACCCAACCAATAGCGACGTGGAACGGCGACTCCGAACAGGTATCACGGCTATGTTGTCGACATCGACCGAGAAGACGTCCGCCGAATACTTGCGATCGGGTTGGCGAAGTGAACCAGAACGTCGGCAGATTATTGCAATGGCTTTGGCGCAGCAACCCGACGGCGAGAATTGGGATTATTTAGTTCGCAGCCTAAACATTCTTGAGGGTGATGCAGCCGACGAGGTGGTGAAGGCCCTCAAGACGGTTTCCATTGCAACGGATGATCCGATGGCGATTCGGCAGCTGATTCTGCTAGGTCTCCGCGCCGAAGCAAACGGCAAGTCGTTTGAAGGTGTTGAACAATTGCTTGAGCATTGGACCGGTCTGCAGCGACCGAGTGATGCCAAAATATCGATGGCTCCTTGGCAAAAGTGGTACGCGAAAACCTATCCCGATCGCCCGGTTGCGGATCTTCCCAACACCGACGAATCTCGCTGGGACTTGGACCACTTGGTTGCCTACCTGGAAAGTGATCGTGGTCGCCAAGGGGATCCGACCAATGGTCTTGCGATCTTTAACAAAGCAAACTGTAGCCAGTGCCACCGCAGTGGACGCGAAGGCAATTCAATTGGCCCAAATTTGACCGCGATTGGGCGGCGTTATACCAAACGTGAGATCGTCGAATCGATCTTGTATCCCGGACATCTGGTGCCTGAGAAATTCTCAAGCAAGAAAGTAAAGATGCTTGATGGAAGCTCTTACATCGGAATCGTGACGACCGATGCAGATGGCACCGTGCTTATCCGTGACAGCAACAATCGAGTCGCTCGAGCCGAAGAACGGCAAGTCGATCAAGTGTTGCCAAGCAACTCGAGTATTATGCCGACCGGGTTACTCGACGAGTTGAGCACTCAAGAAATTAGCGACTTGATGAGCTTTCTCGGCGTCGTTCCTACATCGGAAGTTGCCGCCAAGGGGTCAACCACCCGGAAGTAA
- the kdsA gene encoding 3-deoxy-8-phosphooctulonate synthase: MNQSTRDDESPSITPVRVADYRCGGSEPLMLIAGPCVLQTQELAFEIADLLTKINERKDVNVVFKASFDKANRTSVDARRGPGIDEGLRLLEQVHRHSGLPVTTDVHLPEHCDPVSQVCSLLQIPAFLARQTDLVVAAAKTGKPVNIKKGQFMAPEDMRFVVEKARASGDGGVMLCERGTFFGYGRLVNDMQSLPIMRSFGVPVVFDATHSVQRPGGLGGATGGNREMVEPLARAAVSMGTDALFFETHPDPDTSPSDGANMIPLAAFESMIDKLLQLHATVRSLG; the protein is encoded by the coding sequence ATGAATCAATCGACTCGAGATGACGAATCGCCCTCCATCACACCGGTCCGTGTGGCCGACTACCGATGCGGTGGCTCCGAGCCACTGATGTTGATCGCGGGGCCTTGTGTGCTGCAAACCCAGGAATTGGCGTTTGAAATCGCCGACCTGCTAACCAAAATCAACGAGCGAAAAGACGTAAACGTTGTCTTTAAAGCATCGTTCGACAAGGCGAATCGCACCAGTGTTGATGCTCGCCGCGGTCCAGGCATCGACGAGGGGCTGCGACTATTGGAACAGGTTCACCGTCACAGTGGTTTGCCGGTTACTACCGACGTGCATTTGCCGGAGCATTGCGACCCTGTGTCGCAGGTCTGTTCACTGCTTCAAATTCCCGCTTTTTTGGCTCGGCAAACCGATTTGGTTGTCGCTGCCGCAAAAACGGGCAAGCCAGTGAATATAAAGAAAGGACAATTCATGGCTCCCGAAGACATGCGATTTGTCGTCGAGAAGGCTCGAGCCAGTGGTGATGGCGGCGTGATGCTTTGCGAACGCGGGACGTTTTTTGGCTACGGACGTCTAGTCAATGACATGCAGTCGCTTCCAATCATGCGTTCTTTTGGCGTTCCGGTCGTGTTCGATGCGACCCATAGCGTCCAGCGACCGGGTGGGCTCGGCGGTGCGACAGGCGGAAATCGCGAAATGGTTGAACCATTGGCCCGCGCTGCCGTATCAATGGGTACCGATGCGCTGTTTTTCGAAACTCACCCCGATCCCGACACTTCTCCAAGTGATGGGGCCAACATGATTCCGCTGGCGGCCTTCGAATCGATGATCGACAAGCTGTTGCAGCTACACGCGACGGTCCGATCACTTGGGTGA